Proteins encoded in a region of the Bacillus marinisedimentorum genome:
- a CDS encoding aldo/keto reductase: MRYRDLGNTGLKVSELSFGTWAIGGAWGKTNDQEALKALETAMDNGVNFFDTADVYGDGHSEELLAKATKGKEDEIHIATKFCRAGDIHDPETYSEKSVRTYLENSLTRLERERIDLYQIHCPPFDILKDGRVFEVLDKLQQEGKVRNYGVSVETVEEGLYLVNNVPGVKTLQVIFNIFRQKPLEELFPLAKEKGVGIIARVPLASGLLTGKFTESTSFEEDDHRRFNANGEQFNVGETFAGLPFEKGVELSRELSWIGENRGNMTRAALRWIFEHDSVSTVIPGFKSVKQVEDNLGALEVPAFSDVDMERLSDFYQSEIRDHIRGVY, encoded by the coding sequence TTGCGATATCGCGATCTTGGCAATACAGGACTGAAAGTAAGTGAGTTGAGCTTTGGGACATGGGCAATTGGCGGAGCCTGGGGGAAAACAAATGACCAGGAAGCGCTTAAAGCGCTGGAAACCGCAATGGATAATGGCGTGAACTTCTTTGATACTGCAGATGTATACGGTGATGGACACAGTGAGGAGCTGCTTGCCAAAGCGACAAAAGGCAAGGAAGATGAGATTCATATCGCCACAAAGTTCTGCCGGGCCGGTGATATCCATGATCCGGAGACGTATTCCGAAAAGTCGGTAAGGACTTATCTGGAAAACAGTTTAACGCGCTTGGAACGGGAACGGATCGACCTTTACCAGATTCATTGCCCGCCTTTTGATATTCTAAAAGACGGCCGCGTATTTGAAGTGCTGGATAAACTGCAGCAGGAAGGGAAAGTCCGCAATTACGGTGTCAGCGTGGAAACTGTCGAGGAAGGGCTGTACCTTGTCAATAACGTGCCAGGCGTAAAAACACTGCAAGTGATCTTTAATATTTTCCGCCAAAAGCCGCTTGAAGAATTGTTCCCGCTGGCCAAAGAAAAAGGTGTGGGCATCATTGCAAGAGTTCCGCTTGCGAGCGGCCTTCTCACCGGCAAGTTTACGGAGTCGACAAGCTTCGAAGAGGATGACCACCGCCGCTTTAATGCGAACGGGGAGCAATTCAATGTGGGTGAAACGTTTGCCGGGCTCCCATTCGAAAAAGGCGTGGAGCTGAGCCGTGAACTGAGCTGGATCGGAGAGAACCGCGGCAACATGACAAGGGCTGCTCTCCGCTGGATTTTCGAGCATGATTCCGTTTCAACGGTCATCCCGGGTTTCAAATCAGTCAAGCAGGTGGAGGATAACCTTGGGGCGCTGGAGGTTCCGGCGTTCAGTGATGTTGATATGGAACGTTTAAGTGATTTTTATCAAAGTGAGATCCGTGATCATATACGGGGAGTATATTAA